From the Solibacillus sp. FSL R5-0449 genome, one window contains:
- a CDS encoding MFS transporter — MTEKSNKLALYLLMFNMFITMGGIGIIVPVMPAYLQVFGVGGQVLGFLIAGFALAQFLFSPVAGDLSDRHGRKMFIIGGLIVYGSSQILFGLATEVWVLFLARFLSGTGAAFIMAPIMAFVADITTYEERGKGMGMIGAAMSLGFMIGPGVGGFLSEVNLTFPFFLAGAVAYMAAILSAIYLPNIKNIRETIAPREKLFRQMVKSVKTSYFIFLIIVFTFSFGIANFQATLTLYLDHKFGYTPSEIAIILTVGGFAGVVLQMFVVNKLFKRFGEMKVILVNLLLAAAMMLLVIYISGFFIILVVATLFSIATTFIRPAVNTLISKLAGNEQGFAAGMNNAYMSLGNMFGPALAGVLFDWNPNSPYILGTCVLVSCFTLAYLWTVKKAPHLMKATS, encoded by the coding sequence ATGACAGAAAAATCCAATAAGTTAGCGCTTTATTTATTAATGTTTAACATGTTCATTACAATGGGCGGTATCGGGATTATTGTTCCTGTTATGCCTGCCTATTTGCAAGTATTTGGTGTCGGTGGACAAGTCCTCGGTTTTTTAATTGCCGGCTTCGCACTCGCACAGTTTCTGTTCTCTCCGGTTGCCGGTGATTTGTCGGACCGCCATGGCCGGAAAATGTTCATTATCGGCGGGCTGATCGTGTATGGATCTTCCCAAATTTTATTCGGTCTCGCTACGGAAGTATGGGTATTATTTTTAGCACGTTTTTTAAGCGGAACAGGCGCTGCATTTATTATGGCACCAATTATGGCTTTTGTAGCCGATATTACAACGTATGAAGAGCGCGGCAAAGGAATGGGCATGATCGGTGCAGCAATGTCATTAGGCTTTATGATTGGACCGGGTGTTGGCGGATTCTTATCTGAAGTAAATTTGACATTCCCTTTCTTTTTAGCTGGAGCTGTAGCATATATGGCCGCAATTCTGTCCGCTATTTATTTACCTAATATTAAAAACATTCGGGAAACAATTGCACCGCGTGAAAAACTGTTCAGGCAAATGGTCAAATCTGTGAAGACCTCCTATTTTATCTTTTTAATCATCGTCTTCACATTCAGTTTTGGTATTGCCAATTTCCAGGCAACTTTAACACTTTATTTGGATCATAAATTTGGCTATACCCCATCAGAAATTGCCATTATTTTAACAGTCGGCGGGTTTGCGGGGGTAGTGCTGCAAATGTTTGTCGTGAATAAATTGTTTAAACGTTTCGGGGAAATGAAGGTTATTTTAGTGAACTTATTATTGGCGGCTGCTATGATGCTGCTCGTTATTTACATTAGTGGCTTCTTCATCATTTTAGTTGTCGCTACACTGTTCTCGATTGCCACAACATTTATTCGTCCAGCGGTAAATACACTTATTTCAAAGCTTGCTGGCAATGAACAAGGGTTCGCTGCCGGTATGAACAATGCTTATATGAGTCTTGGTAATATGTTCGGTCCTGCACTTGCGGGTGTCCTATTCGACTGGAATCCGAACTCTCCTTATATTTTAGGTACATGTGTCCTCGTCAGCTGTTTCACGCTTGCGTATTTATGGACAGTCAAAAAAGCACCTCATTTAATGAAAGCCACTTCATAA
- a CDS encoding N-acetyldiaminopimelate deacetylase — protein MRHLIEVRRDLHKIPEVGFNEFKTQSYLLQFISNLDQQHLQITTWKTGIVVFIKGTNPSKLIGWRADIDALPVQEETGLPFESEYAGFMHACGHDCHMSIALGLVEAFSIQPPVQNVVVYFQPAEEGPGGAEPMLEWLKAEQPHLVADELYALHIAPEYPVGTIATRPGLLFANTSELFIDLKGIGGHAAYPHKTRDMTVAAANLVMQLQTIISRNVDPMDSAVITIGKMTSGTVQNVIAENARLEGTIRTLNAEAMAEVKRRIEAICKGIEASFECAIAIDYGSMYYEVNNDADCANALLEYAEQFEGTTAYECPAAMTGEDFGYFIKDLPGAMFWTGANSDYGLHHAKMAPDESLIPLNCRFVEQFIRQLV, from the coding sequence ATGAGGCATCTTATTGAAGTAAGACGAGACCTACATAAGATTCCTGAAGTAGGCTTTAATGAATTTAAAACACAGAGCTATTTACTCCAATTTATTTCAAATCTCGATCAGCAGCATTTGCAAATAACAACTTGGAAAACAGGAATTGTTGTATTTATAAAAGGTACGAACCCGTCCAAGCTGATTGGCTGGCGTGCTGATATAGATGCACTTCCTGTACAAGAAGAGACGGGATTGCCGTTCGAATCGGAGTATGCCGGTTTTATGCATGCTTGCGGTCATGATTGCCATATGTCGATTGCACTTGGACTTGTCGAGGCATTTTCCATCCAGCCGCCAGTTCAAAATGTCGTTGTTTATTTCCAGCCTGCTGAGGAAGGTCCAGGCGGGGCAGAGCCAATGCTCGAATGGTTAAAAGCAGAGCAGCCACATCTTGTTGCAGATGAACTCTATGCATTACACATCGCGCCGGAATATCCGGTTGGTACGATTGCAACAAGACCAGGGCTTCTGTTTGCCAATACTTCCGAGCTGTTTATTGATTTGAAAGGAATTGGCGGTCATGCAGCCTATCCGCACAAAACAAGGGATATGACAGTTGCTGCGGCCAATCTAGTGATGCAGCTGCAAACTATTATTAGCCGTAATGTCGATCCAATGGATAGTGCTGTTATTACAATCGGGAAAATGACTTCTGGTACAGTTCAAAATGTCATCGCGGAAAATGCGCGACTTGAAGGAACGATTCGTACGTTGAATGCAGAGGCGATGGCTGAAGTAAAACGTCGTATCGAAGCAATATGCAAAGGAATTGAAGCCTCATTCGAATGCGCCATCGCTATTGATTACGGCTCAATGTATTATGAGGTTAATAATGATGCGGATTGTGCGAATGCGCTTCTGGAGTATGCCGAACAGTTCGAAGGGACAACCGCTTATGAATGTCCTGCTGCAATGACAGGTGAAGACTTCGGTTATTTCATCAAGGATTTGCCAGGGGCGATGTTCTGGACGGGAGCCAATTCAGATTACGGACTCCACCATGCTAAAATGGCACCGGACGAGTCGCTCATTCCTCTAAATTGCCGCTTCGTCGAACAATTTATCCGTCAGCTTGTCTAA
- a CDS encoding Ppx/GppA family phosphatase: MKKNKTAIIDIGSNTIRLVLYSYNKNEGLKEFGNIKTVARLRTYLLPNGEMSEEGIQLLAETLKSFRLILADYDVTDVKAAATAAVRQAINNDQIITRMKDETGILIDILTEEEEAYYGFIAVAHSMDTPSAVTIDIGGGSTEITLFINKKLQKTISFPFGTVSLKQKFVSGTVINKSEREKLRSFVKEQFASLKWIVDVGLPVIAIGGSARNIAQVHQQKIGYPLSGVHQYEMTLSDLQQLRDYLTEFSYDNLRQLDGLSSDRADIIVPAMEVFMALLSTVKSNSFLISKKGLREGLIISRVLQDNPHAYDKYNVFEESGRQLALAYGRTEEEVRTLESLTEQLYKGCINLKLFEYSEVDLELLKKAAKVYGIGEYIELDSSSQHTFYLISNQSIPGLSHLNRIKLALLASYKNRDYFLRFARPFDSWISKEEFKKLRDFGAILKFVYALNMTKRNVVKNIAIEKVNNQFHIEVHASERAIAEMAQAEKQKKHIERVFKGEVKLKFKEERQG, encoded by the coding sequence ATGAAAAAAAATAAGACAGCCATCATTGATATTGGTTCTAACACGATTCGACTTGTACTATACTCCTATAATAAAAACGAAGGGTTAAAAGAATTCGGTAATATTAAAACCGTTGCCCGACTGCGCACATATTTATTGCCAAATGGTGAAATGTCCGAAGAAGGTATTCAGCTATTGGCTGAGACGTTAAAATCATTCCGCTTAATATTGGCGGATTACGATGTAACGGACGTAAAAGCGGCTGCAACTGCCGCAGTACGTCAAGCGATCAATAACGATCAGATAATTACCCGTATGAAAGACGAAACAGGCATTCTGATTGATATATTAACCGAGGAAGAAGAAGCATATTACGGATTTATTGCAGTAGCCCATTCGATGGATACCCCGTCTGCAGTGACAATCGATATCGGGGGCGGTTCAACTGAGATTACATTATTCATCAATAAAAAGCTCCAAAAAACGATCAGTTTTCCATTCGGTACTGTTTCCTTAAAACAAAAATTTGTAAGCGGAACGGTTATAAATAAAAGCGAGCGTGAGAAGCTGCGTTCATTTGTGAAAGAACAATTTGCTTCGTTGAAATGGATCGTCGATGTAGGATTACCGGTGATTGCGATTGGGGGAAGTGCACGAAATATCGCCCAAGTTCACCAGCAAAAAATTGGCTACCCACTATCTGGTGTTCATCAATATGAAATGACGTTGAGTGATTTACAACAACTGCGCGACTATTTGACAGAATTTTCGTACGATAATTTGAGGCAACTGGATGGTCTTTCATCAGACCGGGCAGATATTATCGTTCCGGCAATGGAAGTCTTTATGGCGCTCCTGTCTACTGTAAAATCGAATTCTTTCCTTATCAGTAAAAAGGGATTGCGGGAAGGGCTCATTATTAGCCGTGTTTTACAAGATAATCCACATGCCTATGATAAGTACAATGTTTTTGAAGAAAGCGGTCGGCAGCTTGCATTAGCCTATGGACGTACGGAAGAGGAAGTACGTACACTGGAATCGCTGACAGAGCAATTATATAAGGGCTGTATTAATTTAAAGCTATTTGAATATAGTGAAGTAGATCTAGAACTATTAAAGAAAGCAGCAAAAGTGTATGGAATCGGAGAATATATCGAGCTGGATTCCTCCAGTCAGCACACTTTTTATTTGATTTCCAACCAGTCCATACCAGGCTTGTCCCATCTCAACCGGATTAAACTGGCATTGCTGGCATCATATAAAAACCGTGATTACTTTTTGCGTTTTGCACGTCCGTTCGATTCCTGGATTTCAAAAGAGGAATTTAAAAAGCTGCGCGACTTTGGGGCGATATTAAAATTTGTTTATGCCTTGAATATGACGAAGCGCAATGTCGTCAAAAATATTGCAATCGAAAAAGTAAACAACCAATTTCACATAGAAGTACACGCTTCTGAACGGGCAATAGCTGAAATGGCCCAGGCAGAAAAACAGAAAAAGCATATCGAGCGTGTTTTCAAAGGTGAGGTAAAACTTAAGTTCAAGGAAGAAAGGCAGGGTTGA
- a CDS encoding RNA degradosome polyphosphate kinase, translating into MTMNMEKDPIFDPEHVDIENNPDFCNELLVEIAKPQYYNNRELSWLAFNERVLEEAEDTNNPLLERMKFLAIFSSNLDEFFMVRVAGLQDQIRAGYHKPENKSGLTPKEQLAKIAERTQALVRRQTEVYRHLVHELLPKEHVHIVDLKMLNEQEKSYINELFEETIFPVLTPVAVDAYRPFPTLLGRTLNLFVMLENNCEDTENCMDKVAIVQVPSVLNRFIKIPSKDKKTLFVLLEDVISSNIDRLFLGYKVKSTQAFRLTRNADLTIHEEGAQDLLVEIEKELKKRKWGAGSRLEVRDGEMNDDVLDYLLDEFELGESDVFKIDGPLDLTAMFSFVKEISVGREHLEYESFIPQPPQDLQSNENIFEKALIQDIFFHHPYESFGPIVDFIAEAAEDPSVLAIKQTLYRVSGNSPIIQALKQAAENGKQVTVLVELKARFDEENNVHWAKELEQAGCLVIYGMNNLKTHSKITLVVRRRNGKIERFVHLGTGNYNDATAKIYTDMGIITSHKEFGIDATNFFNYLSGYTDKPEFHHIVVAPFDIRDEFLELIDKEIALHKKYGNGFIRAKMNSLTDKDLMMKLYEASIAGVKIELIIRGICCLRPGIPGISENITVLSIVGRFLEHSRIFWFHHNGEDNLYLSSADMMTRNMIKRVEILFPIYSPEIKYRIQRIMLLQIKDNQKVRIQDSNGKYHYKEGSHHDERINSQEIFLAESLGPIIEE; encoded by the coding sequence ATGACAATGAATATGGAAAAGGATCCGATTTTTGATCCGGAGCATGTGGACATTGAAAATAATCCTGATTTTTGCAACGAGCTGCTTGTGGAAATTGCGAAACCCCAGTATTACAATAACCGTGAACTAAGCTGGCTCGCATTTAATGAACGAGTATTGGAAGAAGCGGAAGATACAAACAACCCGTTGTTGGAACGGATGAAGTTTTTGGCAATATTCAGTTCCAATCTGGATGAATTTTTCATGGTACGGGTTGCGGGTTTACAGGACCAAATTCGTGCAGGCTATCATAAGCCGGAAAATAAATCAGGTTTAACTCCAAAAGAACAGCTGGCGAAAATCGCCGAGCGTACACAGGCATTGGTCAGACGCCAAACAGAAGTTTACCGCCATTTAGTGCATGAACTGCTACCGAAAGAACATGTGCATATCGTTGATTTGAAAATGCTGAATGAGCAAGAAAAAAGTTATATCAATGAATTGTTTGAAGAAACAATCTTTCCTGTACTTACACCAGTTGCGGTAGATGCCTACCGTCCGTTTCCTACATTATTGGGACGTACACTCAACTTGTTTGTCATGCTGGAAAACAACTGTGAGGACACGGAAAATTGTATGGATAAAGTAGCGATTGTTCAAGTACCGTCCGTATTGAACCGCTTTATTAAAATACCGTCAAAAGACAAAAAGACGTTATTTGTATTGCTGGAGGATGTCATTTCAAGTAATATTGACCGTTTATTTTTAGGCTATAAAGTAAAATCGACACAAGCATTCCGGTTAACGCGAAATGCGGATTTGACCATCCATGAGGAAGGCGCACAAGACCTGTTAGTGGAAATCGAAAAAGAACTGAAAAAACGTAAATGGGGTGCGGGTTCACGCCTGGAAGTACGTGACGGCGAGATGAATGATGATGTACTGGATTATTTACTGGACGAATTTGAACTTGGGGAGTCCGATGTTTTCAAAATTGACGGCCCGCTCGACTTAACGGCAATGTTCAGTTTTGTAAAAGAGATTTCAGTAGGACGGGAACATCTGGAGTATGAAAGTTTTATACCGCAGCCTCCCCAAGATTTACAATCGAACGAAAATATTTTTGAAAAAGCATTAATCCAGGATATATTTTTCCATCATCCGTACGAATCATTCGGACCGATTGTCGATTTTATCGCAGAAGCAGCAGAAGATCCAAGTGTATTGGCGATTAAGCAAACGCTATACCGGGTAAGCGGAAATTCGCCGATTATCCAGGCGTTGAAGCAGGCGGCAGAAAACGGTAAACAGGTGACGGTTTTAGTGGAGTTGAAAGCGCGTTTTGACGAGGAAAATAATGTGCATTGGGCAAAAGAGCTTGAACAAGCAGGGTGCCTTGTCATTTATGGCATGAATAATTTAAAAACGCACTCAAAGATTACACTTGTTGTCCGTCGACGGAATGGAAAAATTGAACGCTTTGTACATTTAGGGACCGGCAACTACAATGATGCTACCGCAAAAATCTATACGGATATGGGGATTATTACATCGCATAAGGAGTTTGGTATAGATGCGACAAACTTCTTTAATTATTTAAGCGGTTATACTGACAAACCTGAATTCCATCATATTGTCGTCGCGCCTTTTGATATTCGGGATGAATTCCTCGAGTTAATCGATAAGGAAATAGCGCTACATAAAAAATATGGAAACGGGTTTATCCGGGCAAAAATGAATTCCTTAACCGACAAGGATTTGATGATGAAACTTTATGAGGCGTCGATTGCCGGCGTAAAAATCGAGCTGATTATTCGTGGGATTTGCTGTCTGCGTCCCGGCATCCCGGGAATCTCCGAAAATATAACCGTTTTGAGCATTGTGGGCCGTTTCCTGGAACACTCGCGGATTTTCTGGTTCCATCATAACGGTGAGGATAATCTCTACTTATCTTCTGCAGATATGATGACACGAAATATGATTAAACGTGTGGAAATACTGTTTCCGATTTATTCCCCGGAAATAAAATACCGGATCCAGCGTATTATGCTGCTTCAAATTAAAGATAATCAAAAAGTACGTATCCAGGACTCCAATGGGAAATACCACTATAAAGAAGGCTCCCACCATGATGAACGGATTAACAGCCAGGAGATTTTTTTGGCCGAATCACTCGGCCCGATTATCGAAGAATAG
- a CDS encoding 8-oxo-dGTP diphosphatase encodes MNYKFWTVVMIQKEDKVLLLNRQHDHFKGYIPPGGKVDFPEGFAEGAIREVKEETGLEIQSLVFKGISHYTNPERLDHFIIYNYWTDDFTGEVLDSCTEGELEWVKISETKYYPMQEDIQVRFDLFFEPGTFEIHTMWDEQNNKIDKRIIHKL; translated from the coding sequence ATGAATTATAAGTTTTGGACTGTCGTCATGATACAAAAAGAGGATAAAGTATTATTGCTCAACCGGCAGCATGATCATTTCAAAGGATATATTCCGCCGGGTGGCAAAGTGGATTTTCCCGAAGGCTTTGCTGAAGGTGCAATAAGGGAAGTAAAAGAAGAGACAGGGCTGGAAATACAGTCTTTAGTGTTTAAGGGAATTTCCCATTACACGAACCCGGAACGGCTCGATCACTTTATTATTTATAATTATTGGACGGATGATTTTACGGGGGAAGTTTTAGACTCCTGTACAGAAGGGGAGCTGGAATGGGTGAAAATAAGCGAGACCAAATATTACCCGATGCAGGAGGACATTCAAGTACGTTTTGATTTATTCTTCGAGCCGGGGACATTTGAAATCCATACAATGTGGGATGAACAAAATAATAAAATCGACAAGCGTATTATACATAAGCTATAA
- the dapD gene encoding 2,3,4,5-tetrahydropyridine-2,6-dicarboxylate N-acetyltransferase, whose protein sequence is MEKLNAQQIIDFISEAKKVTPVKVYVKGIGVADLSFGAESKVFGEGNHAVVFGEWTEIEASLKKYEDLIEDYVVESDRRNSGVPLLDMKKINARIEPGAIIRDQVTIGDNAVIMMGAIINIGAEIGAKTMIDMGAVLGGRATVGDNCHIGAGTVLAGVVEPPSALPVVVEDDVVIGANAVVLEGVRIGKGAVVAAGAIVIKDVEPYTVVAGVPARQIKVLDEKTKSKTEIIDSLRNL, encoded by the coding sequence ATGGAAAAATTAAATGCACAACAAATCATTGATTTTATTTCAGAAGCAAAAAAGGTAACACCAGTAAAAGTTTATGTAAAAGGAATTGGTGTTGCGGATTTATCATTTGGTGCCGAAAGCAAAGTGTTTGGTGAAGGTAATCATGCTGTAGTATTTGGTGAATGGACTGAAATTGAAGCATCATTAAAAAAATACGAAGATCTTATTGAAGACTATGTAGTAGAAAGTGATCGTCGTAATTCAGGCGTACCGCTTTTAGATATGAAAAAAATCAATGCACGAATTGAGCCGGGCGCAATTATCCGTGATCAAGTTACAATCGGCGACAATGCAGTCATTATGATGGGTGCCATTATTAATATTGGTGCAGAAATCGGCGCAAAAACAATGATTGATATGGGCGCGGTATTAGGTGGTCGTGCAACAGTAGGGGATAACTGCCATATTGGTGCAGGAACTGTTCTTGCAGGGGTAGTAGAACCACCGAGTGCATTACCGGTTGTAGTAGAAGATGATGTAGTTATTGGTGCAAATGCGGTTGTACTGGAAGGTGTTCGCATCGGTAAAGGTGCAGTAGTAGCAGCCGGAGCGATCGTTATTAAAGACGTTGAGCCATACACAGTCGTTGCAGGTGTACCAGCTCGTCAAATCAAAGTATTGGATGAAAAAACAAAATCGAAAACAGAAATTATCGATTCACTGCGTAATTTATAA
- the cbpB gene encoding cyclic-di-AMP-binding protein CbpB, which produces MISTNNRALLDMPIKDFIISSEKVAHVQSGNNAEHALLVLTKTGYSSIPVLDVKYRLKGLLSTKMITESILGLERIEYDRLADIRVDEVMNQEVVYLKITDTFQRALDLVINHAFLCVVDEEGTFVGIMTRRIILKQLKKYIYQHNA; this is translated from the coding sequence ATGATTTCAACGAACAACAGAGCTTTACTAGATATGCCGATAAAGGATTTTATTATTTCATCTGAGAAGGTTGCCCATGTACAAAGTGGCAATAACGCTGAACATGCATTATTAGTTTTAACAAAAACGGGGTATTCTTCTATTCCGGTTCTGGATGTAAAGTATCGGTTAAAAGGTTTGTTAAGTACCAAAATGATAACGGAGTCTATTTTAGGCTTAGAGCGAATTGAATATGATAGATTAGCAGACATTCGTGTGGATGAGGTCATGAATCAGGAAGTTGTGTATTTAAAAATTACGGATACATTCCAACGTGCACTCGATCTAGTAATTAACCACGCCTTTTTATGTGTAGTCGATGAAGAAGGTACATTTGTCGGTATTATGACGCGAAGAATTATTTTAAAACAATTAAAGAAATATATTTACCAGCACAACGCTTAA
- the fadH gene encoding 2,4-dienoyl-CoA reductase — MLQGKTIIITGGSSGMGLGMAKQFVKEGANVVITGRDLERLAGAKKEIEVFGSSIETFQMDVREPEHAEAMVAFAAEKFGQVDGLVNNAAGNFLVHAEKLSPNGWKAVIDIVLNGTFYCTSAIGRYWIENGMKGSIINMVATYAWGAGAGVIHSAAAKAGVLSLTRSLAVEWGGQYGIRVNAIAPGPIERTGGADKLWESEEQAKRTLDSVPLKRLGTPEEIADLAVFMLSDKANYLNGECITLDGGQWLNQHPF; from the coding sequence ATGTTACAAGGCAAAACGATTATCATTACAGGTGGCTCTAGCGGGATGGGGCTCGGTATGGCTAAGCAGTTCGTGAAAGAAGGGGCAAATGTTGTAATCACAGGACGTGATTTGGAACGTTTAGCTGGTGCAAAGAAGGAAATAGAGGTGTTCGGCTCATCAATTGAAACATTTCAGATGGATGTTCGGGAACCGGAACATGCAGAAGCAATGGTGGCATTTGCGGCAGAAAAGTTTGGTCAAGTAGACGGCTTAGTGAACAATGCTGCAGGGAATTTTTTAGTGCATGCAGAAAAGCTTTCGCCGAATGGATGGAAAGCTGTTATTGATATTGTGTTGAACGGTACATTTTATTGTACTTCTGCCATTGGTCGTTATTGGATTGAAAATGGTATGAAAGGTTCGATTATTAACATGGTTGCTACATATGCCTGGGGTGCAGGAGCTGGCGTGATTCATTCAGCTGCCGCAAAAGCCGGGGTGCTCTCGCTGACACGTTCGCTTGCGGTTGAATGGGGAGGCCAATATGGAATCCGTGTAAATGCCATAGCACCGGGTCCGATTGAGCGCACAGGCGGGGCAGACAAACTGTGGGAATCTGAAGAGCAAGCGAAGCGTACATTGGATTCTGTACCGTTAAAACGTCTTGGCACACCTGAGGAAATAGCAGATCTAGCGGTATTTATGTTATCGGATAAAGCAAATTATTTAAACGGGGAATGCATTACTTTAGATGGCGGACAATGGCTGAATCAGCACCCGTTTTAA
- a CDS encoding short-chain dehydrogenase gives MLHTIANCKKEAITIGIWLYPTIFVVILLSFIGYYLTVRVGHNIEGSGQERDSEVPEEIQEHPFLLNPIILSYVVFGTFTGIIIFYYWARGY, from the coding sequence TTGCTGCATACTATCGCTAACTGTAAAAAGGAGGCGATCACAATCGGAATATGGCTATATCCAACAATTTTCGTTGTCATCCTATTAAGTTTTATAGGCTATTATTTGACGGTACGTGTCGGACATAATATTGAAGGCAGCGGTCAGGAACGTGATTCGGAAGTGCCTGAAGAAATTCAGGAGCATCCATTCCTGCTCAACCCGATTATTTTATCGTATGTGGTTTTTGGCACATTTACAGGTATCATTATTTTCTATTACTGGGCAAGGGGTTACTGA
- a CDS encoding LysR family transcriptional regulator translates to MTATEAEIIKVLAEERNMRKAAERLFLTQPALSQRLQSIEKEWGVQLFIRSQKGLTPTPAGELVIQYSNDLIVKREEIFETIHSLNTKVHGTLKIACASIVGQNWLPKVLKDYVTKYPDTKISLITGWSSEIIKALYDGEAHIGIVRGQAEWKGKKIHLFRDTMYLVDKEIQDMEDILTSDRPFIQFKSDSNYYQEIQQWWQRHFNYNPKHQIIVDQIETCKQMAVNGIGYAILPSITLNGEENVHKIPLANNENDDGLTRDTWLIGYESTFELRQVEAFVDLVQDHARCLYDYSSETN, encoded by the coding sequence GTGACAGCAACAGAAGCAGAGATTATTAAAGTGTTGGCAGAAGAGAGAAATATGCGAAAAGCGGCAGAGCGCCTTTTTTTAACACAGCCAGCACTGTCACAGCGACTTCAATCAATTGAAAAAGAATGGGGCGTACAATTATTTATTCGTTCCCAAAAAGGGTTAACACCAACGCCCGCGGGAGAGCTGGTTATTCAATACTCGAATGATCTGATCGTTAAGCGGGAAGAAATTTTTGAAACGATTCACTCGTTGAATACAAAAGTGCACGGTACTTTAAAAATTGCCTGTGCATCGATTGTCGGACAAAATTGGCTGCCGAAAGTGTTAAAAGACTATGTAACGAAATATCCGGATACGAAAATTTCGTTAATTACTGGATGGAGCTCAGAAATCATAAAAGCGCTTTATGACGGGGAAGCACACATCGGCATTGTTCGTGGACAGGCAGAATGGAAAGGGAAAAAAATTCATTTGTTCCGAGATACGATGTATTTAGTAGATAAAGAAATCCAGGATATGGAAGATATCTTGACATCCGACCGCCCGTTTATCCAATTTAAAAGCGATTCGAATTATTATCAGGAGATTCAGCAATGGTGGCAACGTCATTTCAACTACAATCCGAAACATCAGATCATCGTAGATCAGATTGAAACATGCAAGCAAATGGCTGTAAATGGAATCGGCTATGCTATTTTACCTTCAATTACGTTGAACGGCGAAGAAAATGTTCATAAAATTCCTTTGGCCAACAATGAAAATGATGACGGGTTAACACGGGATACTTGGCTGATCGGCTATGAATCGACATTCGAATTACGCCAAGTGGAGGCTTTTGTCGATTTAGTGCAAGATCATGCACGCTGTCTGTATGATTATTCAAGTGAAACCAACTAA
- a CDS encoding ABC transporter substrate-binding protein, whose translation MRELVQATAAIVIVCALLFFTVDRMQSAGSAGSKDTLTVYNWGEYIDPELIDKFEEETGIKVTYETFDSNEAMLTKVQQGGSAYDIAVPSEYTIESMKDDNLLIPIDHNLVPNLQNINEDFLDLPFDPDNEYSIPYFWGTVGIVYNPNLIDDHLTFESWDDLWDPSLKRKVFLVDGSREVVGMGLNSIGESLNVKNEDLLRKATDHLIELSPNIKAIIGDEITPLMINNEASVALTFSGQAADMMWENEELEFAVPQEGSNLWFDNMVIPKTSQNIEGAHKFINFMLDPENAAQNADYVGYSTPNEAAWELMDEEVINDERFYPPHDQREKLEVYENLGLEWLGKYNEYFLEFKMSLK comes from the coding sequence ATGAGAGAATTAGTTCAAGCAACGGCTGCCATTGTCATTGTATGTGCCCTGTTGTTTTTTACAGTTGACCGTATGCAATCAGCCGGCTCTGCAGGAAGTAAAGATACATTAACGGTTTATAACTGGGGTGAATATATCGACCCGGAATTAATCGATAAGTTCGAAGAAGAAACAGGAATTAAAGTAACGTATGAAACATTCGATTCAAATGAAGCGATGTTGACGAAAGTACAGCAAGGTGGCTCTGCCTATGATATTGCGGTCCCTTCCGAATACACGATTGAATCAATGAAAGATGATAATCTGCTTATTCCGATCGATCATAACTTAGTGCCAAATCTGCAAAATATTAATGAAGACTTTTTGGATTTACCGTTCGATCCTGACAATGAATACTCAATCCCTTATTTCTGGGGAACAGTTGGCATTGTCTATAATCCGAATTTAATCGATGACCATCTAACGTTTGAATCTTGGGATGACTTATGGGATCCTTCATTGAAACGAAAAGTATTTCTAGTCGATGGCTCCCGTGAAGTAGTAGGAATGGGGCTGAACTCTATCGGCGAGTCACTTAATGTGAAAAATGAGGACTTATTGCGTAAAGCGACAGATCACTTAATTGAACTTTCACCAAATATTAAAGCGATTATCGGTGATGAAATTACACCGCTTATGATTAATAATGAAGCATCAGTAGCATTAACGTTCTCCGGTCAGGCCGCAGATATGATGTGGGAAAATGAAGAACTGGAATTTGCCGTACCGCAAGAAGGCTCTAACTTATGGTTCGATAATATGGTTATTCCAAAAACTTCACAAAATATCGAAGGTGCCCATAAATTTATCAACTTCATGCTTGATCCTGAAAATGCTGCGCAAAATGCTGACTATGTCGGCTATTCAACACCAAATGAAGCGGCTTGGGAACTGATGGACGAGGAAGTTATTAACGATGAGCGTTTCTACCCGCCACATGACCAGCGTGAAAAATTGGAAGTTTACGAAAACCTTGGCCTTGAATGGCTGGGCAAATACAACGAATACTTCCTTGAATTTAAAATGAGCTTGAAATAA